Sequence from the Paenibacillus tundrae genome:
CTCATTTTCAAGGTCAGCTATTGTTTGTGCCATCTTCATGATTCGATCATGTGCACGCATGCTTAGGTTCATGGCCTGTAATGTATTTTGCAGCAATTGCTCTGCCTCCTGAGGTAGAACAATCATGCGGCGTAGCAATGCTCCAGAAAGCTGGCTATTCCAGTGAACACGTGTATGTGCGTAACGTTTGGCTTGAAGCTGATGAGCGTGCATGACTTTGGTTTGCATCTCATTAGAGCCAAGAGATGGGGCAGCCTTACGCCATTCACCTGGAGGTGGAACTTCGACTTGAAGGTCGATTCGATCAAGCAAGGGACCTGATATCTTGGCACGATATGCTGCGACACGGGAAGGACTACAGATACAGCTAAGGTCATCGGTTTGTGCGGATAAATATCCACATGGACACGGGTTCATAGAACAGGCAAGCATAAACTGCGCAGGAAACGTGAATACAGCCCTGGCTCGGCTAATCGTCACCGTTCGATCCTCCAAAGGCTGACGCAATACCTCTAACACTTGACGTTGGAATTCGGGGAGCTCATCCAAAAACAAAATTCCACGATGTGCCAGACTTACTTCACCAGGCTTCGGAATACTGCCGCCACCGATTAACCCTGAAGTTGAGATGGTGTGATGAGGAGAACGGAATGGCCTTTGGCTGACGAGTCCTTGTGATATTTCTTTTAACTTACCTGCAGCGCTTAAAATTTTGGTTACCTCAAGGGCTTCCTCTTCGGAAAGGGGAGGGAGAATAGTAGGCAGCCTTTTAATCAGCATCGTTTTGCCTGTGCCTGGTGGACCAACAAGCATAATATTATGCATGCCTGCCGCAGCGATCATCAGTGCCCGTTTCACATGATGCTGCCCTAATACGTCGTGATAGTCCTCTAGAGAGGAATCCTCTGATTGTCCACCTTTATCCGGATCGATCACTTCTATTGCATCCTTTGACGATAACAAATGGTTGTAATCTTTTAGAATGAGTGGTTGATTATTTGCTTTTGTTTCTACAGTGTTACCTATACCAGATTCGCTTTGCGGTATAACATCTTGCAGATGTCGAATCCCATACACCTTAATGCCTCGGATTAGAGCAGCCTCTGCCAAATTATCTTTAGGTAGCAGGACAGAGGTGAAGCCTCCCCTTTTAGCGAGATCAACCATAGCAAGGATACCGGGTACTGAACGCACCGTGCCATCTAGAGCAAGTTCTCCAAGGATAAGCGTTCGTTCTTGTGGAGGGAGCATGAGTTGTCCACTAGTGACAAGCAGACCCACCGCAATAGCTAGATCAAAGGAAGAGCCTTCTTTTCGTAAATCAGCAGGAGCTAGGTTAATCGTAATTCGCTGGAGTGGGTACTGGAAACCACAATTTTTAATCGCTGCCCGGACACGCTCTACAGCCTCACGAATGGCTGAATCTGGTAGCCCAATAATGGCTGTCTGAGGTAACCCATTTGATAAATCGGTTTCGACCTCAATCAAAACGCCATCAATTCCGTACAAACAAGCACTATGTATCTTACCGTACATAATAAAAGAAACACCTCACTTCGTTCTTGACTCTGCATAGCGCAGGCCAGTCTTCGAATTAAGGTGCTTCCTCATCTTCTATTATGCATTTTATATAAAAGAAATCAGGGCGTCAACTCAGGTGTTCGTCATGATGATATCGAACGGGATTCCTGATTCCTGAATTGTTATGACATCAACCAGAAATTCTTCAGAGAATTACAAATGAAAACCAAACGTCTTATATATAAGGCATGTAAATGAAATATTAATGTTTTAAAGTACGTTCAGTTCAACAACAATGTTTCCACGGGTTGCACGGGAATAAGGGCATGCTTGGTGAGCAGCTTCGACTAATTTTGCAGCAGTTTCTTTGTCTACACCTTTGGCTAGAACGTCCAGTGTAGCCGCGATTCCAAAGCCACCATCTTCAACTTTGCCAAAGTGAACGGTAGCCGTTACCTCTGTACCTTCCAATTTAATCTTCTGCATACGAGCTACCATGTTGAGTGCACTGTCAAAACAAGCTGCGTAACCTGCCGCAAATAATTGCTCAGGATTCGTGCCTTCACCGCCAGCACCACCCATTTCTTTAGGGGTACGTACGTCTAGTCGAAGTTCAGGGCTGGAGGATTCTACATAACCGTTACGTCCGCCTACGGCTTTAACTGTCGTTTCATACATTTTTTGTTGGATCGTCATCATATTATTTCACTCCTAAGCAAACAATTATATTTTATACAATTTAATTTAACATGATTAAATATAAAAGTAAAATACTTTGTGCTCAATTATTCTGTTTTTTTTCTAATTTGTGATAAGATAGATCTAGAGTTTCTAATCATTCGCAACTTCAAGTAGATAACTTAGGCGTGAAAATGCGGATTAATTAGGAATTGAATGTACAATTAGGCAGGTGAGATCAAGATATGCAGAACGATTCATTGAAGTTGGATAACCAATTATGCTTTGCCATATATGCTTGTTCACGGGAAATTACCAAGATGTACCAGCCTTATCTAGAGGTGCTGGGTGTAACATACTCGCAGTATTTAGTGCTGATGGTGCTGTGGGAGCGTGAAGAATGTACGGTGAAAGAAATCGGAGAGGCGCTTTATCTCGATTCGGGGACGTTGACTCCTCTGCTGAAACGCTTGCAATCCG
This genomic interval carries:
- a CDS encoding MarR family winged helix-turn-helix transcriptional regulator encodes the protein MQNDSLKLDNQLCFAIYACSREITKMYQPYLEVLGVTYSQYLVLMVLWEREECTVKEIGEALYLDSGTLTPLLKRLQSAGHIHRERSAQDERKVLITLTDSGRELRNKALAIPSSIQGDACLNSTEFEALLGQFKGLLHKVHETNMKESRK
- a CDS encoding organic hydroperoxide resistance protein, yielding MMTIQQKMYETTVKAVGGRNGYVESSSPELRLDVRTPKEMGGAGGEGTNPEQLFAAGYAACFDSALNMVARMQKIKLEGTEVTATVHFGKVEDGGFGIAATLDVLAKGVDKETAAKLVEAAHQACPYSRATRGNIVVELNVL
- a CDS encoding YifB family Mg chelatase-like AAA ATPase, which encodes MYGKIHSACLYGIDGVLIEVETDLSNGLPQTAIIGLPDSAIREAVERVRAAIKNCGFQYPLQRITINLAPADLRKEGSSFDLAIAVGLLVTSGQLMLPPQERTLILGELALDGTVRSVPGILAMVDLAKRGGFTSVLLPKDNLAEAALIRGIKVYGIRHLQDVIPQSESGIGNTVETKANNQPLILKDYNHLLSSKDAIEVIDPDKGGQSEDSSLEDYHDVLGQHHVKRALMIAAAGMHNIMLVGPPGTGKTMLIKRLPTILPPLSEEEALEVTKILSAAGKLKEISQGLVSQRPFRSPHHTISTSGLIGGGSIPKPGEVSLAHRGILFLDELPEFQRQVLEVLRQPLEDRTVTISRARAVFTFPAQFMLACSMNPCPCGYLSAQTDDLSCICSPSRVAAYRAKISGPLLDRIDLQVEVPPPGEWRKAAPSLGSNEMQTKVMHAHQLQAKRYAHTRVHWNSQLSGALLRRMIVLPQEAEQLLQNTLQAMNLSMRAHDRIMKMAQTIADLENEGEVVTAHVAEAIQYRQLDLKIF